The genomic interval cattcaaactaagtgctgtttgaaaggataatctatcctgccttttggaaaaataaaatgaaacgataataccaattctctcccaaagcaatggcagcatcgtggttgagctccatgggaccccattcatttgcaacagcctctgcgctccttggcgctcctctgcgctgtctggatggcgccacttagtggacagtaccacccggaaaaagtcgcgagattcctctctcgtactacccataaacactctctgataCTGTGAAGACAATGACTCTTGTTCCAATTAATGCCTTCACCGGTGTCTCATCACATGTTTGTCATGAAACGAGGGGGGAAGAACCATTTTGTGGAATTGGAATCATTGCTCACATCACTCGTTATCACTCTCTGAGCTCTGAAAGGACTCTCCAATTTACACCTTGATAGGATAACATTTCGTTACAACAGGGGAGTGGCGTACAGCTCCACCTCTAGAGACCCAGGGATAAAGCTCCTGGATTCCTACTATCAGTTCAGAACTGCAGAAGACTTAAAGGCTGAAGAAGGGGAATCGTTACCATCAGGTCAGAATTGCAGGAGACTTGACTATTATAAAAGGGAACCGTCCTGAAGCTGAAAAAAAGTCTAAGCCCTACAATAGAGGATCTGCACAGACACTCATCACAATAGACCATGAATGTGGATGACATTAAAGAAGAGGACATTTATGATTTTCTACCAGAGCATTTGACCAGAGACGCCAAAGACAATGCTAATAGCACACCAATGTGCAAAGAAGAACTGTGCTTGTCACATGAAATTACAGGAGTGGGGAAGTCTCTTGTTGTACAAGTCAGTGTGCATGACAGCACTTCTACAATCCAACCACCACTTCCATCACAAGAGGGAACATCTGTGAAGGTGATTAAAGAGGAAGACATTGATGCTTTTCTTCCAGATTATTTGTACAGAAcaaaggaagaggagaatgaaagTGACACTTCATACTTGGCGGAAGCAGCCCTGGAAATGAAAAGGGAAACAGAGTCTTATCTAATGGAAAACAATGGAGACATGTCAACAAGTAAGTTTGATAACATGGAACCTATGTTTAAACTTTCTTCACATTTAACTATTGAGCTGTATATTTCACTGCAAGTTGGATAGATATCCATCAGATTATCCCTCTACATACTAAACATGTACCCTTTAAATTCCATTACAAGTACCTGGGAAATTACATGATATAGCTTTGAAGGAATAGCTATGTAATTGATGAGATACTCTGTGATTCTGAATTTGTGTAACTCATTTGTTTGTAGTTCTTCTTTTTATTTGTTCAGGTGACAGGTCCTACCAGTGTCCACCAGTATGCATTTAAGGCTTATCTCAAGAAGCATCTGAGAAGTCACACTGGGGAAAGTCCTTACCAGTGTAGTACATGTGGAAAAGAATTTGCACAGAAATGTGATCTCAACaagcatcagagaatccataccgGAGAAAGGCCTCACCAGTGTAGTACATGTGGGAAAGGATTTGCACAGAAAAGTCATCTTATTaagcatcagagaatccatactggagaaagaccTTACCAGTGTagtacatgtggaaaaggatttgcACGGAAATGTGATCTCAACAAGCATCAGAAAATCCATACTGGCGAAAGGCCTCACCTGTGTAGTATATGTGGAAAGGGCTTTGCACAGAAAGGCGATCTCAACaagcatcagagaatccatactggcgTAAGGCCTCACCAGTGTagtacatgtggaaaaggatttgcACGGAAATGTAATCTCAACaagcatcagagaatccatactggagaaaggcctcatctgtgtactgtatgtggaaaagGATTTGCACAGAAAAGTCATCTTATTaagcatcagagaatccatactggacaAAAACCATACCAGTGTAGTATATGTGGAAAGGGCTTTGCACAGAAAGGCGATCTCAACaagcatcagagaatccatactggcgAAAGGCCTCACCTGTGTAGTATATTTGACAAAAGCTTTGCACTCAAACATCATCTCACCAGGCATCAGAGAACTCATACTGGAGAAAACTAATATGAGTGTGCAACTTGTGGCAAGAGTTTCTCATCACAAAGCAATTTAATTTGTCACCAGATATTTCATACAGGAGTAAAGACTCATTACTAGGGCTGAAAAATACACCACACTCACAATTCCGTACACATCACAATTTTTGACACTTCCCATGATTCTTTGGATACTTcccatgacttttttttttttttaatgtatttttttaataataGTTTATGGCAAGAGTagcttacaagaggctactaatattttttaaagtttaaaaacAAATATTAATTTGAGGTTTAGAAGTACCATCACATAATACGTGTTTTTCTTGACTAAAGGGTGGAAAACTTTGTAGGGGCGTTTCTTGATACTGCGTTTcttgatactgccttcttgcatcatgaTAACATCATTGTGACTGTTTATCACGATTTCTgaattcgatacaatattgttacagccctacataCCACTATGCTACATGTGAGAGACTTTACACAGAAATATACACTCATTACCCAACACCTGAGCACATGTACAGAGGAAAGGTCTTAACAATGTACTACATGTAGAAAAGGATTTCCATTGGAAGGGGATCTGAAGAGGCACCAAAACAATCCACAATGAAGTCGGAGTCAGTAAAATCAAGTTGCCTAGAGTGAGGGAAGCTCCACCGACTTTGAATATAGAAAACAACAACTGGTGGACTGGGTCATGGAAGCTTTTAACAACAAATGACCAATGGACATATTGAAACTAAATGGCCTTCCCAAATTTTGTTTAGTGCttgacatcattacattacatttaaacaTGTTATTTCttcaatgtaaaatgcaattgGATTGCTTTTCTGAATTTGTGTTTGTACCCATCTTCGTTACTGAATTACACATTATAACATTTGAATCACTGTAAAATAATCAAATGCATTTTTTGTTGCTCAATTGGTGTTTTTGTATTGTGTTTCCTACATCCAATGCAGCCATCCACACAGACCAAGCTGAGACATTTCACTATTGCTAATACTAATGTGTTTATGCAGTGGAGTGTTGCAATGGCTGTGCTTAAATTGCCCTCACATTGATATTGAAATTGGTGATCGTCACGGCTGATAATGGAGGTCATGAATCCCCTGTACTTTTTTATACTGGTATACCGTGCAACCCTAATTGATTCCATGATTGCTGGTGTTaatttcgagagaatctactagactaatgcttaagctggccttgccccagggcagactcttgacatgatgtttattttgttttagtttgtgtgtttgtgtgtgtgtgtgtgtgtactcgtcatgtagtctttatatatatatatatatatatatatatatatatataaatactaacccctctttgcaactgcacttgttctgtatatctcctgtgcactttttatttgcttgtgatgttggcttgattatgtcctcttttgaaagtcgctttggttataaagcgtctgccaaatgcaatataatgtaatatataatgtaatgttaattcAAATGAAATTTTGCCAGCGCGTTAATATTTAAATGTAAAATGGCCTTGTTACCCGGATTGAAATGTTGATGTAGTAGGGAAAGATTTCACTATGCTAGTCTCATTTCAGGGTGTAACAGCCCTGTcctaaattttaaccaatttccCCCAGAAGTTCATGGCAAAATATGAGATCCGGCTTGAACATTCCCTTCCTTTATTATAGGTTCACTTACATCATGGTCTTCCTCTTACTGTTCTCCTTCGGGCTTTGGCATTAAGGGCATTGTATGGCATATGCAGATACATGTACAAAAGAACATACATATACACTGGCTGCTGTTTTTTCTATTGGTGTCTTTCAATTTCTTGTTTTGACAGATGTCTGTTTAGTGTAATGGCTCACTTGGTTAactcaggggggcaggatttggctggttagcttcgccgattagcaagtcgccattttcacatttccgacatccacttcgctcatgaaTCATCATGCTGATTGGTGGGTatgcgagtttagtgttgggcgcacagacctttacaggtcatGATGATTAGTCGGTGcgcaacctttacaggtctgtggttgggcacatccatgcatccaatgcccgtcttccatataactttctgattaaccgtaagtcagacaataacaTGGCACGTAATtgactgagtaaactgtcggcagAAACTACTCCATCTTTtaagctgaaaaattcgttcaattttggctgaattcactagcttagcattgcccattgaaatgactggaggcgggacttattcactctctccagttctgtaAACTCACATGACCTGCATTTTGCTTTAAGAAAGAAATGGTAACTTTGCActcactgggtgcatcccaatatgtgaccttgcctcctccacttgtgcttgtctcctcgtcccgcctcctggcccctcctccgtggagaaaacgataaagtttcccagctgtcagcctcgccacaacaacttttgagggactgtttttcattcatcatcccaattgcaaatgagaaaaagactttacaattgagcttttgcaagatattgaaatataatgctgttgtcagtgatgtcatcatgacgagaagcaagtggaggaggcaaggtcgcatattaaaacgcactcactcTCAAGATCTGGGTCAGACTAGGGTCTCAAATCACGGACTTGTGTCAGTGCGTCTTTAGTGCAGAGTGTTGTGTAAAAATTTGAGGACTAATGGTGCATTCCTAAAGGAtgagagatgggatgtttctgacctcctacttgctgaaatgcattggaaagcCTGTTGAAACGGACTGTTCACGTCGTGAGCTGGGGCAAAATcaaagcaaaccgacttcgccccattgactatcgtgatgtcatcacagcaatggcagcgcacagtgttaggaatagtttatgttgcacattactcagcaatcaccattctatggacaaataaagttgattcggacaggttaacggttgcaaaacagcctgttaacttttctaaggtgtagttatattgacatggcctctttcaaagatgaaatgcggctaccGGAAAAGAacgcatggtgttgtttacattgctggaatctttgagaagtggatatgtagtttttgtccctccatgtttgtagtttgttttacttgctggttggaacgctttcaagtgggaggtagctgcctcctggttgcatattgggaagctcctaccgctGGGGAACGCACCATATGCACTATGCCCTCattggaagtgacggctgagcatggcattagctcgccaaaatatgagttggctactgtttacaatgcacagcgtctggtgctgaTGCTTGAACATTGCATTCattaatataattatttatttaatgaACTTAACTGATGATTTAGATATTTCATAACTTGTGCAATATGTACTGAAATTTTGTAGTTATCGTAAAAACTCTATATTGTTATTTTGATCACTCATGATCTTTACACTGTCAAATGTATTACTTATTGTGGGAAAGTCATTTTTCTGTGCAACTGTTTGTAGTGTGCGAAACCTAacggattcaaggattcaagaatttattgtcattgtcaaaaaggcaacgaaattgtgtttggggtacaatatgtagcagcaggtttccaagtaaagtgcaaaaagaggtaaaagtgacaccagtgcttaagtgcataatactcgataccaccccccccccccccccatctctctctctctctcaaacacgcgcgcgcgcacacacacacacacacacagaaatgtccaaaggatagatggataacatttaagacagtaatgttcctcagcagtcctgcaaattcaaaagtctaatggcctggtggtaaacgctgttggccagtcttttagtgcggctctgaagggacctgtaccttctacctgagggtagccgttggaacagatggtaggcaggatggtggctgtcacacaggatgttctgcactctccgtagacagcgtttggtgtagatggtactaatctccgggagaggcattccagtgattttccctgctgttttcaccacacgctggagtgcctgctgatctgctttggaggagctggagaaccacactaggaacccataggtcagaacactgctgatggcacagttgtaaaagttcaccagcagctTCCTCAGGTAGAAAAGGCGCCGCTGGACCTTCCCAACAACAGAGGCGATGTGAGTGCCCCAGGACAGCTTTGTATTTTACTGTTGTTTAGGTTAATTACCTGCTCTGAACTGCAGTTACTGCTGTTATCTGCTGCTATCTACTACTGCTGTTGCCACTACTTTGCACTGCctgtggaagaaaaataaaaaagcaaaagtgGAAACCTTGAGTAATTTCTAATGCACCAGGGTCACCCTTTCCGTTGGGAAAAAAACGGAACACTGGCAATGCCAACAGGAGGATCACAGGAGTACCACAGCAAACAAAGGTCACACAACAAAGGTTCTTAACACCTTTTTTTTATTCATGAGGTTTATGACTGGGAATTGGAGTATAACACATTTTAGCATTCAGCTCTCTTGactcccattcatttttcacttgcctGCATTCACAAACTAGGCGGAACTGCAAGCTTATTGGCTACGATGGACACCAATCAGAGTGAGCTTTCTTATCTTTTCTACTTTCTCTGAAAAAGCTAGCTACTATATTGGTGTCCTCTCTGTGAAAAGTGAAGTATTCCTCATCATCAGAGCTGTTACCATTCACTGGATACTGTGAAGacaatggctgtgtctcaaatgctgcacttgtgcacttcgggcactgtttttcagtgcctagggcgctcacactgaaaatttcagttgagccagtgcactgaaagtgccaggatgatcccctaacaatggcggaaaaatgcagtgcttgaatgatggacactgcgcGCACTAatcggcggccatgttgacaatgacacagaggaaatgtggcattcagttcagtagaagagtttggtgaaccgtctcctaattctgtaagtaatgttgatgggacaccaaccttttcatgccaaccaaagtattgtatgtgtgattgttgtcctttgaggtgaatgacatggaaatacaaccaccagacgctgtgcattgtaaacagtaggcaaCTCATATTTtgacgagctaatgccatgctcagccgtcacttccagtgagggcacagtgcacagtgcacagtgctcaaatgtttccacaacactatgcactaaagacctcagtgcactgtgttaATGGTGTGttagtgctcaaacttttccacgacactatgcactaaagacctcagtgcactgtgttaATTAATGCCTTCACCGGTGTCTCATCACATGTTTGTCATGAAACGAGGGGGGAGAACCATTTTGTGGAATTGGAATCATTGCTCACAATTTGAGTCGTTATCACTCTCTGGGCTCTGAAATGACTCTCCAATTTACACCTTGATAGGATAACCTTTTGTCACAGTAtgaggggagtggtctacagctccacCTCTAGAGGCCCAAGGATAAAGCTGCTGGCTCCCTACCATCAGTTCAGAATTAAAGAAGACTTGGCTTAAGAATGGGAATCATTACCATCAGGTCAGAATTGCAGGAGACTTGACCTTTATAAAGGCAACCGTCCTGAAGATGAAAAAAGTCTAAGCCCTACAACAGAGGATCTGCACAGACACTcattacaatacagtacacaaTGAATGTGGATAACATTAAAGAAGAAGACATTTATGATTTTCTCCCAGAACATTTCTCCAGAGACTCCAAAGACAATGCTAACAGCACACCAATGTGCAAAGAACTGTGCTTGTCCCATGAAATTACAGGAGTGGGAAAGTCTCTTGTTGTACAATCCAGAGGCCATGACTGCACTACTACCATccaaccaccacctccatcacaagAGGGAACATCTGTGAAGGAGATTAAAGAGGAAGACATTTATGATTTTCTTCCGGAGTACAGAAcaaagaaagaagagaatgaaAGTGACACTTCATACTTGGCGGAAGCAGCCCTggaaatgaaaaaggaaacagAGTCTTATCTAAGGGTGGAAAACAATGGAGACATGGTTTCAACAAGTAAGTTTCATAACATGGAACCTATATTTGAACCCTCTTCACATTTAACTATTGAGCTGTATATTTCATTGCAAGTAGGAGAGATATCCATCAGATTATCCATCTACATACTAAATATTTACCTTTTTCAATTTCACTACAAGTACCTGGGAAATTACATAATATAGATTTGAAGGAATAGCTATGTAATTGATGAGATACTCTGTGATTTTGAATTTGTGTAACTCCTTTGTttgtatttcttctttttatttgttCAGGTGACAGGTCCTACCAGTGTCCACCAGTATGCATTTAAGGCTTATCTCAAGAAGCATCTGAGAAGTCACACTGGGGAAAGCCCTTATCAGTGTGGTACATGTGGAAAagaatttgcacaaaaatgtaatCTCAACaagcatcagagaatccatactggcgTAAGGCCTCACCAGTGTAGTACATGTGGAGAAGGATTTGCACGGAAATGTAATCTCAACaagcatcagagaatccatactggagaaaggcctcatCTGTGTGGTGCATGTGGGAAAGGATTTGTACTGAAAGGTGCTCTCATTaagcatcagagaatccatactggagaaagaccttaccagtgtactacatgtggaaagggcTTTGCACGGAAAGATGTGCTCATCACCCATCAAAAAAGCCACACTGGGGAAAAAACATATCAGTGCACTACATGTGGAAAGGGCTTTGCACGGCAATGTGAATTCATCATTCATCAAAGAACCCATACTGGGGTAAAGCCTCACCAGTGTAGTGCTTGTGGAAAAGCATTTGCACATAAATCTGCTCTCAACAGGCACCAGATCACCCATACAGGTGAAAAGCCTTACCATTGTATTACATGTGACAAAAGCTTTGCACTCAAACATCATCTCACCAAGCATCAGAGAACTCATACTGGAGAAAACTAATATGAGTGTGCAAGTTTCTCATCACAAAGCAATTTAATTCGTCACCAGATATTTCATACAGGAAAAAGGCCTCAAAATACACCACACTCACAATTCCGTACACATCACAATTTTTGACACTTCCCATGATTCTTTGGATACTTCTcatcaatttgaaaaaaaaaaaaaataatcgttTATGGCAAGAATagcttacaagaggctactaatattttaagtttaaaaataataatgatattgatttgaagtttggaagcactatcacatcatatgtgGTTTCTTGACTAAAGGTTGGAAAAACTTTGTAGGGGCGTTTcctgatactgccttcttgcatcatgaTAACATCATTGTGACTGTTTATCACGATTTCTAAATTcgatattgttacagccctacataCCACTATGCTACATGTGAGAGACTTTACACAGAAATAAACACTCATTACCCAACACCTGAGCACATGTACAGAGGAAAGGCCTTATCAATGTACTACATGTAGAAAATGATTTTCATTGGAAGGAGATCTGAAGAGGCACCAAAAAAATCCACAATGAACTCGAAGTAAGTAAAATCAAGTTGCCTAGAGTGGGGGAAGCTCCATCGACTTTTGAATATAGAAAACAACAACTGGTGGACTGGGGCATGGAAGCTTTTAACAACAAATGACCCAATGAACATATTGTATATGAAAATAAATGGTGTTCCCAAATTGTGTTTAGTGCTTGAcacgattacattacatttcaactATTATTTCTTACTTATTTACatgattgcattacatttcaacatGTAGCAATTGGATTGCTTTTCTGAATTTATATTTGTAACCATCTTCATTACTGAATTACACATTATAACATTTGAATCACTGTAAAATAATCAAATGCATTTTTTGTTGCTCAATTGGTGTTTTTGTATTGTGTTTCCTACATCCAATGCAGCCATCCACACAGACCAAGCTGAGACATTTCACTATTGTTCactcattgatgcctgatgttgcgttgcgcaacattggcctggcgcctggagctgcgttacgc from Engraulis encrasicolus isolate BLACKSEA-1 chromosome 17, IST_EnEncr_1.0, whole genome shotgun sequence carries:
- the LOC134467650 gene encoding zinc finger protein OZF-like; translated protein: MNLLTAVLSSRLDSILGAPSLGLGQLSPYPPHPSHTPASHTNASHTPASHTPRVTGPTSVHQYAFKAYLKKHLRSHTGESPYQCSTCGKEFAQKCDLNKHQRIHTGERPHQCSTCGKGFAQKSHLIKHQRIHTGERPYQCSTCGKGFARKCDLNKHQKIHTGERPHLCSICGKGFAQKGDLNKHQRIHTGVRPHQCSTCGKGFARKCNLNKHQRIHTGERPHLCTVCGKGFAQKSHLIKHQRIHTGQKPYQCSICGKGFAQKGDLNKHQRIHTGESPYQCGTCGKEFAQKCNLNKHQRIHTGVRPHQCSTCGEGFARKCNLNKHQRIHTGERPHLCGACGKGFVLKGALIKHQRIHTGERPYQCTTCGKGFARKDVLITHQKSHTGEKTYQCTTCGKGFARQCEFIIHQRTHTGVKPHQCSACGKAFAHKSALNRHQITHTGEKPYHCITCDKSFALKHHLTKHQRTHTGEN